Within the Desulfovibrio sp. genome, the region AATCCCATAAAGCAAAGCGCCCGTTGCCGAAAGTCCGGCAACGGGCGCTTTGCTTTGGGGAATAAGAGGGTGTCAGGAGCGGACCATCAGCTTGATCACCGGTATGGCCCGTACCACCCGCGCAACCAGAAAACTCGCAGGCAGCGCCACCGCGCTCACCAGCAGGAATTTGGGGATGGCGGCCAGATCAACCGACCGGAAAACCTGGGAGAGAAAGACCAGCACCGGCGGGTGAAACACGTACACCGCGAAGGCGCTGGCCGACATGCTCTGGGCGAGTTTTCCCTGGCTGTTCCAGCGCTCGCGCATAAACCCCACCAGCCCGAAAGACATGAACACCCCGGTGAAGGACTCCCACACGGCAAAGGCCAGGCTCTGCCAGTGCATTCCTCCCCGGAAGGGCTGGCTGCCCTCCAGAGCATCCCCGTATACGGCCAGCGCCAAGAGCAGCGGGATGCTGCAAAAGGCTGCGGTTAGATAGCGCTTGGATACGCCGTAGCCGATGGTGGAAAACCATCCCCGGCTGTGGGCCGCGATACCCACGCAGAATAAAATCACGTATTGAGAGAAGAAGCCCAGCTGCATGTTGTACACGTTGGAGCCTATGGGCCACTTGAGACGAAGAAGAAACGCCCCGGCCGAGGCTGCCAGAGCAATTCCTACAGGCAGCAAGGCCGGAAAAGGGTGCTGCTTGGCGGGCTCAGGCTGAGCTGCCCTGCCGGATAGCGCCTCCGCCAGGGCGTAGACCACGCAGAACAAAAGAAGCGCCACCGCGAACCACATGGGTCCGGACCCGCCGATGAAGTGGAGGTCCAGCACGTAGCGGGTCCAGTAGGAGGAGAAGCTCACCGGGAAGAGGGTGCGGTCCCAGTCCTTCAGGTAGTAGATGGTGGCCGGGTTGATGGCCAGCATGTAGGCGAGCGACGGAACGCCAAGGCGAACCGCGCGGCCCTTGAGGAACTCGGCCGCTCCCTTGGACTTGAGCGAGGCCGCAGCGAAATAGCCAGCCACCATGAACAGCGCCCCCATGAAGAAGGCCTGCAAAAAGGCCTGAAACCCCAAAAAGCACAGGAAGGATCCCGTTCCAAGCGGCCGTCCTTCCTTGTAGTACCAGTCCCCCAGCCCGCTGTAGGTCACCGCCACGTGCAGCACCACAACCAGCACGATCACCGTGAGGCGCAGGTTGTCGATAAAAAACATCCGCTCCTGGTTCATCCGCCGCCTCGCTTGGCTTTGCCGCATGGGGCCGGGATATCCGAACGCCGCCTGTTTGCGAAACGTCTACACGAGACACTCGCGCGCAGCCACAGCAATTCCGTCAGGAAAACAGTGAGTTTTGGGTCTGGCCGATTTTTCTGGATTGGAGCGTCTTGAGTTCTTCATCCTCCACCACGCTGGAGTCGCCCAGGATGTGGCTTACCCTGACGCCGCGCACGGCCAG harbors:
- a CDS encoding acyltransferase family protein, whose product is MFFIDNLRLTVIVLVVVLHVAVTYSGLGDWYYKEGRPLGTGSFLCFLGFQAFLQAFFMGALFMVAGYFAAASLKSKGAAEFLKGRAVRLGVPSLAYMLAINPATIYYLKDWDRTLFPVSFSSYWTRYVLDLHFIGGSGPMWFAVALLLFCVVYALAEALSGRAAQPEPAKQHPFPALLPVGIALAASAGAFLLRLKWPIGSNVYNMQLGFFSQYVILFCVGIAAHSRGWFSTIGYGVSKRYLTAAFCSIPLLLALAVYGDALEGSQPFRGGMHWQSLAFAVWESFTGVFMSFGLVGFMRERWNSQGKLAQSMSASAFAVYVFHPPVLVFLSQVFRSVDLAAIPKFLLVSAVALPASFLVARVVRAIPVIKLMVRS